The Vanessa tameamea isolate UH-Manoa-2023 chromosome 20, ilVanTame1 primary haplotype, whole genome shotgun sequence nucleotide sequence tttattttataatatgcaaatCGTCTACACGATAAGGGACTTTGAACGAGTAATCTAAGTATTTCTCGGCATTTCGTCTACACATATACCATCTGAGAGAATCTGAGAGGCTTCGCATATGAAGTAGAACTATGAAAGTCAATTTAGACTTTTAATCTGACTATACTACAACGATTGTGCCTCTAAAAtgcaaatatgtttaaaatataaaaagttgaatttgaattaaaaattaccatttatgttttaaaagttattgtttttccattgataaaattaataaaatgcgGAACCAAAAAAGtaaagcatattatatattgttactttatttcACCTTTTTTAATTCTGCTTGTgacatttttttccaaatagcGACTATGTTTCAAATACATACcagtgatatttatatttcttctaTAATACAAGTGTAAGTAATGcgctactttatttaaattgtagatCATCATATTcacatcataaaattaaataatataatataatatttttttaggataaTAACGACTCGAGTATATCGTACAATAATGATATTCAAATAACGTGTTCACCTTGCGATGAAGCTTTGGGAAGTAGTTTGCGTCTACGAAAAAAAATCTTCGCAGGTTCGAAGTTCCCGCCGTATATAAACGAGTCTGACACACAACAAATTAAGCGAATGTAACTTCCAACAGTCTCACTAGTGTCGTATTTATAGCGTGTACGTCACACAGGACTGCTACGTCACCTCTACGAGCTACAGCGCCGTGCAGTCCGCGCGTAGCCACGCGTGCGGTTACGTCCTATTGTCTTAtagataaagtaataaaatatactttataacaataattaaggtAAAAAAAGAATCTAGTTACTTTTATAggtgaaattttaattgaaaaccattgctatacaaaataaaacgtaattatttttatttgtttttattttaatcgttttgtataatttaatgttacatataaataaaatccataATATCATAGTTggaaattgtttattgttaaaaaatcattttctaTTACACTCTGGCATCAGATGGCGGGAACGAAGTTTTGTGGTTCTACTTCGAGATTACTTCTGCTGAGTGTTCCGGCTTTCATTATGCTAAGTGGTGAGTTTATAACCAATAactaatatgattatttataacaacGTTATTAcgcaaaaacaatattattacggAATATACTTTGTCGGATTCAATTTGATTTCGCTAAATAGGGTTGCGCTTACGACTTTATATGTGcacaaattttctttaaatcaaattaatcttaCTATTCCATAATACCTTTAAGCAAATTCTTTGTATACtcatattattacatttgatgGCTTGTGATAtcatgtgaaatattaaaaatcaatgttttAACGTCGtagcatgaaatatatttaattacgtacATAGATATAATCAGTGAATTTATGATATCTCGTAAAATAATCTATTCATGTTACAAAAGTAAAGTGACATCAATAAAACTAAGGCCTgaagttatacatatttataatcatgacaacaaaactattatattgATATCTTTCAAAACTGAATTTAATTACGCTTAACTTAAAAACTTCTAAAcactttaatgttatttataatactaattgtaACTTGTActtgtatttttgtattgaattacattgtaatgtttatgtaggtataattaataaaagtaagtgtttattaaatcagaacagaataaatattttgtattgttccATAATAATCTTCTTCAAAAACGCGGCGTGTCTTTGACGTATtgtttccaaaatatatatttaaattattttaacgtgtAATTTTGTTGCCAGGTagcataacaatataaattttatgattattattgattatattgattcatatgcaaataaatattttatttatttatttcattctacGACGTTTACTTTCCCCATTTACTTAGGATTTATATATATCCATGTATAAAGTTCTTCTCTAAACCGCTTTCTCAAGAAGGGAAGAGCCTTTTAATTTTCATAccacaaaatgtttaaaaatatattattattaataatataaaatattaacgtagACAGacacatcaaataaataatcgacAATTGTTGTGATAATGGGACAAATAACGTTTTCGCTTTGATACAATTTCCTTGAATACTCTTCAAACATCATTATTTCCATAACGTACGTCTTTGGTAGGTAGATAAAGAAAACAAACGGCATgtgtctttaatattttattcaatttcttaCCAAGCGGGCCTTCAAGGCATATGTTATTTCACACGTACACAACATGTGAGGGTTCtattacgtttaaaattatatttattgtgaaaaaaatatttatatcaacattAGCAAATCATAATATACGTTAATAGTATATTAGTAGTAGTAATAACAAAACTTTATgggtatttttcattaatattatttaaaaaatcaatttaaacatGAATGCCCCAAGAGATTTGTCTACATTACAAATGACATCATTATTATAGAAGAACTCAAAACTTCTTGTTGGATTTTGAAGTAGTATCCCACGGGTATAGTCTTACCACGCGATTTTCGCGGACGGAATATTATAGCTTCCTTTCTTGAATGGTGGGTGGATAAATCTATTACAAAACTTTTGAGATACATGcgattcattataaaaaatatatttttgataataatattaacttaagaGGACACATGTAGTTTTGGAGAAAAAATGTCTATTTCATATAGCTCATATGGTATTCCCATTCGAGGaagtgttaatttatttcataattttttaaacaacaattcaattgcattaatttaatttggatattattgactttttaattttaacttctaCTAATAGTgaaactataatatttgtatttctgaCCGCGTCTAATAGTTCTGCAGGCGTTCCCGCCGGGAAGTCGGCATACCAAAGAGAGcttgtacaatttattttcctagtGGTAAATTTCTCTCGACCCGACCCGAGCATAAAACATTCACGCGACAACTTGCGCCTACTTTTCGTGTCAAGTGCTTGCACAGTACCTCAAAGAATATCAAATCTATTCTCTTCTTCATTAAAATAGGTTCATggtttattaaagtaaattgtttatatgttgAGCGTTTGCAATTTCttcaacaatttattaatttttatcaacacaatatataattaaatttaaaaaaatcaataataaaatataaataaataatacgtttcatttcatttgagtagaatatcaaaaattgtataataaatcaagaatttgtaaatgaaaaaaaaagattaacatacatttatcttatttaatctAACTTAAATTACTGACACAAAAATGCAGACGACAAAATGCATTCATATCTGAAATACGCATCTACAGTCCTGCACTTTTAgtaggtacatattttattcaacataacGCCCATAAAGCAACAAAAATTTATAGTCCTACGTGTGGCGACCGCAATATGTGTAACTACACAAAGAAAATAAAGCGAATAATACACGTTAAATTCTAACTAAAATAAGGAAttcataaacattgttttaacgGCAACGTATAATTAATTCTATAGACAGATTGAACCTTAGGCGAGGATGAATGATTATGTtagactttataaaaaatagttaatcagTTTGTATAATCttagtgtaaatatatttatacactattttataacgttagaacatatttgataaatttgatttataggTAATCGTTTATAGCCTAGTATagcaatattatcataattttcttaaatgttCTTCacggtatattaaatatattgtcaagAACATTTCAATATCTGAGCATTATAAGTACCACGCTATCTCTAAAAGTGTACGAAAGCTATATGGGCTTATGCGAGTGTCCATAAGGGACTCTAAAACCACTTTTATTATTCCTAGAAATGACAGCGAAAATATAGAGCAATATTTTACCAAGCGCAATATTTACACTCGCACCGTGGAGAGTAATCAACGCTGCCTCGCCACAAACCTGAATAAATGATCGCACTAACCAATTTTCATCGGAAATGGTATAAACTAATAATGTTAAGGATGcttcatattatatgtaatgcATTTAGGTGTATTTACAAAATCTCAAAACTCaaaccgtattttttttatttatacgacaAGAAAATAACGATCCTTATTAACATCTGTCTATATTcagttatttacttattataatgtcCTCTAGAACAACTCAAGACTCTTGCGACCACGGCAATTTATCTTAAAGACTTACTATCTgctcaaaaaatattacagcgcataacattaataaaaatgaattgtatACACGTGATTCAAGAAGATCGGCTTTACGAGGTTTCCTAGGAAAGTTAGTATTAAATACCAACTTCCAGATTTCAAACTTCAATTCAATTTCTTGTCAAAAATACGAATAACTTTTATAGGTCCTATTCCGAGATccgtgttattttaaatttaataaaaattaaaccattaGGAAAATGtgacgtttatatatatataataatcattgataataattagcAGTTACGATATTGAAGTAGATGCATtgtattcagaaaaaaaaccaATTACAGTAATTTATACTACTACTACTTATAACTGGCTTATTGTAATCAAATACATATTGTTCAGTACAATTTGTACAAATTTGTTAAGCAAAAATAGAGTCATCTTTATGCTATGTACAAATACATAGGTTAATGGTTAATGTACTTATCGTACTGGTAAACGCGGCGCTAACAAGACTGTGCATATTTATcttcaatgtaatattatttagtagtaaAGTATGTGAATTTAAACTACAACTAACTGAACATAAAGATCGACTGTTATGTAAGAAGAATAATAATCAAAACTactggatatatatatatagatatagaaacTGTCCAGTAATTTACATCATATATATAGAAATGAGTACAGTCTATGGTCTATCcctctattataataataattagtataccaattataataaatgaataattaaacgaataatttaaatatttgatataacatTCCATACACGTGCTATATATACGTTTCAAAAGCATGTGAAACGAAAAAGCTGATTATGATAGATAACTTGAAATCGTCTTACATTATTTATCAGCTATTAACCactattttgaaaaaaaggtaaaaacttttttttgctTTAACTCACCTCttcatatgaataaaaatacgaTTATATACTTCTTTTTGCATTTCTTAAGTTCTATGAATTAAATCATACACCTTATTTACCTACATCTgatcattattcaaatattaagcgagtaaataaaaatacgatatttaaatttctgaAACCAAACTCTTGGTGCATATTGATTATTAAACttcataagtatgtatatactatCTGATTCAAGAACCCGAAAACATGGCGGTCGAAGAGAATTCAGGCACAAGACCAatggttttacgtgctttctaaACATGACAAATTCTTGTGGCTGTGGATATTCGTGCTGATTACTTAATGCCCTGATCATATGTTTGATCATAGctattaaaacaaatagtaattaatGTTACCATTGCAAATTTAAGTAAATCTATATAAAGCAACGGTGCTGCAAATATGTACTACactgtttaaatttaatctttccTGCTGCAACAAGTTTTTCCATCATGGTGTACCGTAAGAACAGACAGAGGCTGTAGCCTCTGTCAAATAATGCTATTTTACTAGTGTAGGCAAGAATTTGCCTCTCACCCAGGATACGAACAAAGAACTTCATTATAGCAACCTTGTAAGTTAGCCACTAGAAATACGAGGCAGTTTATAGATTAGAGCTATTTACGCGTATGTACggtaataatgataataatattgttaaaatttattcctTTTGACCTAGGAGCCGTAGTAACGGAGAAGACTCGGAGCTGCTATTGGTGTGGGCCACTGGCTGAGCAAGTGCATCGAAGCCAGCGCGCTCCACCATGCGAGGCAATTGATAATCAAGTCACCGTCTGCGATCCCGACTTTCCATATTGTGCAGTGATAGCTACTTCGCCACGTcagtatcaaaaatatatcttttttaatgaatattttaaataattatacgtaaaacactttaataattaaatttatttaaaattaatattaaaatctaaatcaagAAAACTTACAACaattagtatattatactaaatattacaataaatggtTCAGAATTTAAGTTATGAAGTTAAATTTTGTCTATGTTAGAAGATGttagattaaaaaattgtaGAGCTTTACGATTCACATTATAAAATCGTGGAAAAGTAACCActcctaatttataatatgacaataacatttaaatttgtatataaacaacAAATTTTCATTCTAGCATATGTCGAGTCAAGACTCTGCGTCAAACTCTACCAAGATGAATGCTATCCACTTTTCTGCAATTCAACTAAGACATGGAAAATGACTTGTCCGTGTCGCGGCGAATTATGTAACGGTCATAACACCGAAAGAGAAGACGAAGCTTTTGCCATTCTCGCAAAACTAGTCACTAAGACTAGAACTACCCGGATTAAGAAACGAACGCAACAAAGCACGGCTAAATTCATACCATCAGGAGATGTAAAAACTTTAATCGTCACAAACATATCtgttatagaaaataatgagatgaataataatttagacaacAATATAACAGGTAACGTACAAGTGACTGAAATAATGTTATCAGATGAACCTATTCTTCAAGATATGAAAAGGGAGGATGTACCTTCATCGGAAATGTCATCTACTTTAGACGGAATTAAAGAAATTGACAGAACAACATCTACTCTTAATAATTCGgacgataataatataaacacatcGCCAGCATCAAAAGATGTTACGACTGCAACCGAAATAACGAAAACTGAAAAGATGGTTGATAATATTGTGAAACCGAGTGAAGAGTTACCTGCGGCTGAGGCATTACAGCAAAATACAACCCCTAAAGGTTCTAGTGAAAAAACAACATTACCGACTACTTCGAGCTACGAAACAACTTATCAAACTACAACTGATGGTGATCCAGAGACCACAACGATgaataatgaaaagaaaaaaaacggaGGAAACAaagcatatattaatatatatattattttcctaaCATTTATTCcgttacatatttacaaatattcgtcGTCATATTTGCACTAGATAATTTTACgctttaatacaaaatgttgATCTctgaatttagttttaaattgtaattaatgcaAGAAACGTAAGTAgatttgtgatattatttttttgttaaattgtcacagcatattttaacacaaataaaaatgcaatgtaatttaattagtcTTTTTATTTAACCTAGTTCATAAACCTATTCTTTCTCATGATTATTCAAAAGTAAAGTCATAACATTTTGGTAATTGCCTAGTACTCTCTTTGGGTTCTAAGCTCTTAGATCCTTGTGCCATTGCTTCTTTTAAATCAGATGTAAAAGGTTTTTCTCTTCTGGTTTGTTTTGAAGTAGGACCATAGTATTCATATGTGGGAGGTGGTTCTACTTCAATACAACCGGAATCACATTTTCTCTTTTCAGTCATATTTCTTTCCATACCAGAATCTTCTTCATCACTTAATTCATTGTTTATAGGGATAGGTTCCTCAGCTCTCacgaaatttttatatttgacaacTATTTCGTCTTTTTTGGTCGAAAAATACAGTCCCTTTTGTGTTGCACTAATATCACCGATAATTGGAGGTGAAGGTATATTTACTGGTCTTACATCTGACCAAGATTTATTCTTGGTAGTCTCCGAGTCTACTTTGTTGCCTCGTGTATCAAAGCTGTACTTTGATTTAACAGAGTTTGCTGTTTGTGGAGGGGCAAAATCATCATTTCGCTTT carries:
- the LOC113401644 gene encoding uncharacterized protein LOC113401644 — encoded protein: MAGTKFCGSTSRLLLLSVPAFIMLSGAVVTEKTRSCYWCGPLAEQVHRSQRAPPCEAIDNQVTVCDPDFPYCAVIATSPPYVESRLCVKLYQDECYPLFCNSTKTWKMTCPCRGELCNGHNTEREDEAFAILAKLVTKTRTTRIKKRTQQSTAKFIPSGDVKTLIVTNISVIENNEMNNNLDNNITGNVQVTEIMLSDEPILQDMKREDVPSSEMSSTLDGIKEIDRTTSTLNNSDDNNINTSPASKDVTTATEITKTEKMVDNIVKPSEELPAAEALQQNTTPKGSSEKTTLPTTSSYETTYQTTTDGDPETTTMNNEKKKNGGNKAYINIYIIFLTFIPLHIYKYSSSYLH